The following are from one region of the Pseudohongiella spirulinae genome:
- a CDS encoding phage tail tube protein, translated as MSFLARNQIILVKIEDTYATDPTPTESLNAVLTKNLQRQMYNGNRVSRDVDYPYMANDFSINTAPSVQLTFDVELAGSGDAGTAPQLDALLRACGFASTVVAETSVTYSPVSGAFESCAIYYNYDGEMQKIVGARGTWTLNMARGALPSVSFTITGLYAKPTAVEQYDPTYTAISPLPFSSYNTTTFSVHGQAVRGEGLSIDGGVNVVHRNLAGYDGVNITDRAPTGSVSFEAPTIATKDFFAQMESHNKSPVTGAISVVHGTTAGNIVTITAGQTQITNINEQDSDGIRTFSAEFIPVPTDSGNDEFSIAFT; from the coding sequence ATGAGCTTTCTGGCCCGTAACCAGATCATTCTGGTAAAAATCGAAGATACTTACGCAACCGACCCAACCCCGACCGAGTCGCTGAACGCTGTCCTGACCAAAAATCTGCAGCGCCAGATGTATAACGGCAACCGGGTCAGCCGCGATGTAGATTACCCCTACATGGCAAACGACTTCTCGATCAATACCGCACCGAGCGTTCAGCTGACCTTTGATGTTGAGCTGGCAGGATCCGGCGATGCTGGCACCGCACCGCAGCTCGATGCCTTACTTCGCGCATGCGGCTTTGCGTCAACTGTAGTGGCTGAAACCAGTGTTACCTACAGCCCGGTTAGTGGCGCGTTCGAGTCCTGCGCGATCTATTACAACTATGATGGCGAGATGCAGAAAATTGTCGGTGCCCGTGGTACCTGGACGCTGAACATGGCCCGCGGCGCATTGCCCTCGGTCAGCTTCACGATCACAGGCCTGTATGCCAAGCCGACTGCGGTTGAGCAGTACGACCCGACCTATACCGCAATCTCTCCGCTGCCGTTCAGCAGCTACAACACCACAACATTCAGCGTTCATGGCCAAGCCGTCCGGGGCGAAGGCCTTAGCATTGATGGTGGTGTGAACGTCGTTCATCGCAACCTGGCCGGTTACGATGGCGTCAACATTACCGACCGAGCACCGACCGGCAGCGTTTCATTTGAAGCGCCGACCATTGCAACAAAAGACTTTTTTGCGCAGATGGAGTCGCATAACAAGTCGCCGGTCACAGGCGCTATCAGCGTGGTCCACGGAACAACAGCTGGCAACATAGTCACAATAACTGCCGGCCAGACCCAGATCACAAACATCAACGAGCAGGACAGCGACGGCATCCGCACCTTCTCAGCTGAGTTTATTCCTGTTCCAACCGATTCGGGTAACGACGAGTTTTCGATCGCCTTTACCTGA
- a CDS encoding phage tail terminator protein, which translates to MIDSFIAHLNSQLDQTFVKITHAADQQPIDDITEELPLLGVFPGPDSTQVDPTDFVESKMITSEAIVHIVCLIEELETLRTAVRSEAMGWNAGPMYTDMTLKSGELLQLKAGICWWEERYTSAHLIRA; encoded by the coding sequence ATGATCGATTCATTTATCGCGCACCTCAACTCGCAGCTGGATCAGACGTTCGTGAAAATCACGCACGCTGCAGACCAGCAACCGATTGATGACATTACAGAAGAGCTGCCACTTCTGGGCGTTTTCCCAGGCCCTGATAGCACACAGGTGGATCCGACCGATTTTGTTGAATCGAAGATGATCACCTCTGAGGCGATCGTACACATCGTTTGCCTGATTGAAGAGTTAGAAACCTTGCGAACCGCAGTTCGGTCAGAGGCAATGGGCTGGAATGCCGGACCCATGTACACCGACATGACCTTAAAAAGCGGCGAGCTACTACAGCTCAAGGCTGGAATCTGTTGGTGGGAAGAGAGATACACCTCAGCCCACCTCATCAGAGCTTAA
- a CDS encoding phage tail protein, whose protein sequence is MIEFKDNLDEKIRQIDPEVFRKAQLSALTRLRSSTATQISRAAREKYSVTAATIRGALSRRIRIVVRRDQTTAVLEYVGRRIGLINFGGQFKKVSTPRGRRMGATTKLYKNKRRYLTKRGFIATGKSGNVHIYQREKAGQTKRLPLQALYGPSIPQMVGSDEVLEKVGQFVERQYPIELSRQIDYQLSKL, encoded by the coding sequence ATGATTGAATTTAAGGACAACCTGGACGAAAAGATTCGACAGATTGATCCGGAGGTTTTTAGAAAAGCCCAGCTCTCTGCGCTTACCCGGCTTCGAAGTTCCACGGCCACCCAGATATCAAGGGCAGCCAGGGAAAAGTATAGCGTAACAGCTGCAACCATAAGGGGTGCACTGTCGCGCCGGATCCGGATAGTGGTGCGCCGCGATCAAACCACCGCAGTTCTGGAATATGTCGGCCGCCGAATTGGGCTGATTAATTTCGGCGGACAATTTAAGAAGGTCAGCACCCCGCGCGGCAGGCGCATGGGCGCAACGACCAAGTTGTACAAAAACAAACGCCGATATCTAACAAAGCGCGGATTCATTGCGACCGGCAAAAGCGGCAATGTGCATATCTACCAGCGAGAAAAAGCCGGACAGACCAAGCGCTTGCCGCTTCAGGCGCTCTACGGCCCATCTATCCCTCAGATGGTTGGGTCTGATGAGGTGCTGGAGAAGGTCGGGCAGTTCGTTGAACGACAGTACCCGATTGAGCTTTCCAGACAGATTGATTATCAGTTGAGCAAATTATGA
- a CDS encoding DUF2190 family protein, whose protein sequence is MKNFIQSGHTVTAILLAAATSGDGVLIENLFGVASTDGAIGDECELQVTGVFTLPKKSADEPAQFQVAYWDPVNDELTVTATSNYRVGVFMDTLASGTTTAAVRLDGTAIIQEAGA, encoded by the coding sequence ATGAAAAATTTCATTCAGTCCGGTCACACAGTGACCGCAATTCTGTTGGCTGCGGCCACCAGCGGCGATGGCGTGCTGATCGAGAATCTGTTCGGCGTTGCCTCAACAGATGGTGCAATCGGTGACGAGTGCGAGCTGCAGGTCACTGGCGTTTTCACTCTCCCGAAAAAGTCAGCCGATGAGCCAGCCCAGTTCCAGGTTGCTTACTGGGATCCTGTTAATGACGAGCTCACAGTGACCGCGACATCGAACTATCGAGTCGGCGTGTTTATGGACACGCTGGCCAGTGGGACAACCACAGCTGCTGTCCGGCTCGATGGCACTGCAATCATCCAGGAAGCTGGCGCTTAA
- a CDS encoding ClpP-like prohead protease/major capsid protein fusion protein, whose translation MPRTTSKTSAADSKLMIGSDGKTLLIYGVIGDWWEGNDALTLAQEIDALIDANDELNVRIHSPGGYIMEGLVVYNRLKYAEKPVNIHIDGMAASMASVIAMAGGNGGKISMPENAWLMIHKPINGVFGNADDMRKMADTLDGFETDISNIYMQRFTGSREELAEMLTQETWINAQDALAYGLIDEIVEPVKAAASLALNLSDFENAPKAAIQLFGESTASTAKSMQGVTTMPNKAEEQAKNPAANGGADPINTAQNEPQSRKPAEPRESAAADKSDVTEAVNTALAARAQLNADIRALAQKVRLSDAETNAIVDKNLGSMELAREAILEVVADRDSKAQPSNFVTVNHDTSMLREDITKGLMAKAGLMDHKEGNDFTQMSLVEIARFCLQNAGVSVGGMNNNAIATKAMHTTSDFPNILADVANKSLRAGYDAYPRTFLPFSRRVSANDFKPINRAQLGEAPALEKVNENGEFKHGTMGDGKERYNLETYGKIISLTRKTIINDDLDAFTRVPQSFGDAAADLENSVVWGLIINNVKMSDNKALFHADHKNLGTGGVPSETTLSEARKMMRVQKALNGTRNLNLRAQYALVPAALETTFQKLLSAIMANDTDNVNVFTNSMELIVEPLLDYADPKAWYVAAAPNRIDTIEYAYLTGEEGVYIETQNGFEVDGVQIKAVLDFGAGVIDYRGLLKNAGQ comes from the coding sequence ATGCCCCGAACAACGAGCAAGACTAGCGCGGCAGACTCAAAATTGATGATTGGCAGCGACGGAAAGACGCTGCTGATCTATGGCGTGATCGGAGACTGGTGGGAAGGCAACGACGCGCTGACCCTGGCCCAGGAGATTGATGCGCTGATCGATGCAAACGATGAGCTGAACGTCAGAATACACTCTCCGGGTGGCTACATCATGGAGGGCCTGGTGGTTTATAACCGCCTCAAATATGCAGAAAAGCCAGTGAACATCCACATAGATGGAATGGCCGCATCAATGGCCTCAGTTATCGCAATGGCTGGCGGCAATGGCGGAAAAATATCAATGCCAGAAAATGCCTGGCTGATGATCCACAAGCCGATCAACGGAGTGTTTGGTAACGCCGACGACATGCGAAAAATGGCCGACACCCTTGACGGTTTTGAAACTGACATCAGCAACATCTACATGCAGCGCTTCACAGGCTCCCGAGAGGAGCTGGCTGAAATGCTCACACAAGAGACATGGATTAATGCGCAGGATGCGCTGGCTTATGGCTTGATCGACGAAATTGTCGAGCCGGTCAAAGCTGCAGCGTCGCTGGCGCTCAATCTCAGTGATTTCGAAAACGCTCCGAAGGCGGCCATTCAGCTTTTCGGGGAATCCACGGCGAGCACCGCCAAATCAATGCAAGGAGTAACAACTATGCCTAACAAAGCTGAAGAGCAGGCAAAGAACCCGGCGGCAAACGGTGGCGCCGATCCCATCAACACTGCGCAGAACGAGCCGCAAAGCCGAAAACCAGCCGAGCCTCGCGAATCTGCCGCTGCAGATAAAAGCGATGTGACCGAAGCGGTCAATACCGCCCTGGCGGCCCGCGCCCAGCTTAATGCCGATATTCGTGCGCTGGCGCAAAAGGTGCGGCTCAGTGATGCTGAAACCAATGCCATTGTTGATAAGAACCTTGGCAGCATGGAGCTGGCCCGCGAAGCCATCCTCGAAGTTGTCGCAGATCGTGACAGCAAGGCGCAGCCCTCCAACTTCGTCACTGTCAATCACGACACATCGATGTTGCGAGAAGATATTACCAAAGGCCTGATGGCCAAAGCGGGCCTGATGGACCACAAAGAGGGTAATGATTTTACCCAAATGTCATTGGTCGAGATTGCCCGCTTCTGTCTGCAAAACGCTGGCGTTTCAGTGGGTGGCATGAACAACAACGCCATCGCCACCAAGGCTATGCACACCACCAGCGACTTCCCCAACATCCTGGCTGATGTTGCGAACAAGTCGCTGCGCGCCGGCTACGACGCCTATCCGAGAACATTCCTGCCTTTCTCGCGCCGCGTAAGTGCGAACGACTTCAAGCCGATTAACCGGGCTCAGTTGGGTGAAGCGCCTGCGCTGGAGAAGGTCAACGAAAACGGCGAGTTCAAGCACGGAACCATGGGTGACGGCAAAGAGCGTTACAACCTGGAAACCTACGGCAAGATCATTAGCCTGACTCGCAAAACAATCATCAATGATGACCTGGATGCGTTCACGCGCGTGCCGCAGTCATTCGGCGATGCAGCTGCTGATCTGGAGAACTCTGTTGTCTGGGGCCTGATCATCAACAACGTCAAGATGAGCGACAACAAGGCGCTGTTCCATGCTGATCACAAAAACCTGGGCACAGGCGGCGTTCCAAGCGAAACCACTTTGTCCGAGGCGCGCAAGATGATGCGTGTGCAGAAGGCATTGAACGGCACTCGCAACCTGAACCTGCGTGCTCAGTACGCCCTGGTGCCAGCCGCCCTGGAGACAACTTTCCAGAAGCTGCTGTCAGCCATCATGGCCAACGACACGGATAACGTGAACGTCTTTACCAACTCGATGGAACTGATCGTTGAGCCTCTGCTCGATTATGCTGATCCAAAGGCCTGGTATGTGGCGGCAGCGCCAAACCGTATCGATACCATCGAGTATGCGTACCTGACTGGCGAAGAGGGTGTGTACATCGAAACGCAAAATGGTTTCGAGGTCGATGGCGTTCAGATCAAGGCGGTGCTGGACTTCGGTGCTGGCGTGATCGACTACCGCGGCCTGCTGAAGAACGCCGGGCAGTAA
- a CDS encoding phage portal protein translates to MTNALDKTIGFLFPGWGASRAFARAKMNYLGDAMNKYDAAGKGRNGWTRGSDSSANMEIGAALPRVRAFSRDLRRNNPYASKISDSLVFNVVGAGIVPGAKHSSERKRKRAQELMQDWSWTTDCDADGRMNLFGLQSLAFRTENDSGEALIVRQIVNDPTMAVPLKIRVLEGDFLDHTKNVTALSNGGRIVQGVEFDAQGRRAAYWLFEDHPGEYGFRRFNSKRHDAANVIHLYEIRRPGQVRGMPRGAAGFLRLKNVDEFQDAVLGLQKVAACFGAFIKSDDPSKKAGDILPEKMEPAMLTKLSYMEDVSYVTPPTTSGHAEYLTTELMGASAPSGVTYQAATGDLRGVNFSSGKMGFIEFGRTISHLQKNMLIPLLCQGIEKWFIEAAALRGINLSGVYYEWTPPRREMIDPPKELPAISKAIQGKLKSFSDWARENNRDPDEWAKEIADDMKRFRDLEVDLFDKQPKEEQSNAPNNEQD, encoded by the coding sequence ATGACAAACGCACTTGATAAAACCATTGGCTTCCTGTTCCCAGGCTGGGGCGCCTCTCGCGCATTCGCTCGCGCAAAGATGAACTATCTCGGCGATGCGATGAACAAATATGATGCCGCCGGTAAGGGCCGAAACGGCTGGACCAGAGGAAGTGATAGCAGCGCAAACATGGAAATCGGCGCAGCGCTTCCCAGAGTTCGCGCTTTTTCCCGAGACCTTCGGCGCAACAACCCGTATGCGAGCAAGATAAGCGACTCGCTGGTGTTCAATGTCGTTGGCGCTGGCATTGTGCCAGGGGCAAAGCACTCGTCAGAGCGGAAAAGAAAGCGCGCCCAGGAGCTGATGCAGGACTGGTCATGGACAACTGACTGTGATGCAGATGGCCGCATGAATTTGTTCGGACTGCAGTCACTGGCGTTTCGAACTGAGAATGACAGCGGCGAGGCGTTGATCGTGCGCCAGATCGTCAATGACCCGACCATGGCGGTACCACTGAAGATCCGCGTGCTCGAAGGTGATTTTCTCGACCACACAAAAAATGTTACGGCTCTGTCAAACGGTGGGCGCATTGTCCAGGGTGTCGAATTCGATGCCCAGGGCCGCAGGGCTGCATACTGGTTATTCGAAGATCACCCCGGTGAGTATGGCTTCAGGCGTTTTAACTCAAAGCGCCACGACGCTGCCAATGTAATCCATCTCTATGAGATCCGCCGCCCCGGGCAGGTTCGCGGCATGCCACGAGGCGCTGCCGGTTTTCTGCGTCTGAAAAACGTGGATGAGTTTCAAGACGCAGTGCTTGGCCTGCAAAAGGTCGCGGCTTGCTTTGGCGCGTTCATCAAAAGCGACGATCCATCCAAAAAGGCCGGAGATATCCTGCCGGAAAAGATGGAGCCGGCCATGCTCACGAAGCTGAGCTACATGGAAGATGTTTCCTATGTGACTCCGCCGACAACCTCTGGTCATGCCGAATACCTGACCACGGAGCTGATGGGCGCAAGTGCCCCGTCTGGCGTGACATATCAAGCTGCCACTGGTGATTTGCGCGGCGTGAACTTCTCATCCGGGAAGATGGGATTCATCGAATTTGGCCGAACGATTTCGCACCTGCAAAAGAACATGCTTATTCCGCTGCTGTGCCAGGGCATAGAGAAGTGGTTCATTGAGGCCGCTGCTTTGCGAGGAATAAACCTGTCGGGCGTCTACTACGAATGGACGCCACCGCGCCGCGAAATGATCGACCCGCCAAAAGAGCTGCCCGCGATCTCGAAAGCAATCCAGGGCAAGCTGAAGTCGTTCAGCGACTGGGCGCGGGAAAACAACCGCGATCCGGACGAATGGGCCAAAGAAATTGCTGATGACATGAAGCGCTTCCGCGATCTGGAAGTAGATCTTTTCGATAAACAACCGAAAGAGGAGCAGTCCAATGCCCCGAACAACGAGCAAGACTAG
- a CDS encoding phage head-tail joining protein: protein MSTAAQQLAKIKEAIALGALEIHMNGRRVTYRSLNEMRSIRDELQRQISGSSGPDVLRPTFDKGIE from the coding sequence ATGAGCACAGCAGCACAACAACTGGCAAAGATAAAGGAAGCAATCGCCCTTGGCGCCCTTGAAATTCACATGAATGGGCGGCGGGTGACTTACAGATCCCTGAACGAGATGCGCAGCATTCGCGACGAATTGCAGCGTCAGATTTCGGGCAGCTCTGGCCCGGATGTGCTTCGCCCAACTTTTGATAAGGGCATCGAATGA
- a CDS encoding phage terminase large subunit family protein, giving the protein MQQVKSSYPGINCRDSIDRAIRHGLKPLYKPEPLTLSAWADENFYLSPESSAVEGPWETLPPQKGIMDCISNDDIEVITWRKSARTGYTKIIVAAMCYFAEHRKRNIVVFQPTDSDAEEFVKDEINPAIRDVDVVRDIFPSYDKKSKDNTLSKKVFVGSTLDIRGGESPRNYRRLTKDVAMYDELSGFTRDVGGEGKPTDLGDVRITTSSFPKSIRGSTPKIEGSCQITDSLNEADVVFEFQVPCPRCDEFQLLEWGGSKASFGIKWEGTDHKTAHYVCRHCADKFYYQELTAVWDRGRWVSEQGHWIDEDGEIRSPDGTVTDPPKHVGFDRYSSIYSIFFTWPQMVDQYLKAVEKARLGDDTKLKTFINTRLGETWKQDVGDKPDNEILYNRRENYGGDVPDQVVFITGGVDVQDDRFEFEICGWGTDEQSYSIEYQVLMGNLSNQAVWDILAEMLRKQFKRNDGLVIPVSRIGMDSGGHYTDEVYAFSRKHGVHWIIPTKGASTYGKPIADFPKKPNKKGVFLTLVGTENAKDLVYNRLAIKDIGPGYCHFPNRDDMYNEAYFKMLTSENKRLDYSRGRPVYKYILPSGVRNEALDCRVGNLVALRISQQYFGLDLLTIQPRRREDEPKPDQRRKSSYWNRD; this is encoded by the coding sequence ATGCAGCAAGTAAAGTCGAGCTACCCTGGGATAAATTGCCGGGATTCGATTGATAGGGCCATCCGCCACGGATTAAAGCCGCTTTACAAGCCCGAGCCACTGACTCTGTCGGCATGGGCAGATGAGAATTTCTATCTCAGCCCAGAGTCCAGTGCTGTTGAAGGGCCTTGGGAGACGCTTCCGCCACAAAAAGGGATCATGGATTGCATCAGCAATGATGACATCGAGGTGATCACCTGGCGAAAGAGTGCACGGACTGGGTATACGAAGATAATCGTTGCCGCGATGTGTTACTTCGCTGAGCACAGAAAGCGAAACATTGTAGTGTTTCAGCCAACCGACAGCGACGCTGAAGAGTTCGTTAAGGATGAGATTAACCCGGCAATCCGAGATGTTGATGTCGTCAGGGACATATTCCCCAGTTACGATAAAAAGTCCAAAGACAACACGCTCAGCAAAAAGGTGTTTGTTGGATCGACTCTCGATATCCGGGGCGGCGAAAGCCCGAGAAACTACCGGCGCTTGACCAAAGATGTCGCCATGTACGACGAGTTGAGCGGCTTTACTCGTGATGTGGGCGGTGAGGGCAAGCCGACCGACCTCGGCGATGTGAGGATCACAACCTCATCATTCCCAAAATCGATTCGCGGATCAACACCAAAGATCGAAGGGTCTTGCCAGATCACGGACTCCCTCAATGAGGCTGACGTTGTTTTTGAATTCCAGGTGCCGTGCCCCCGCTGTGACGAGTTCCAGCTGTTGGAGTGGGGTGGAAGCAAGGCGTCGTTCGGCATCAAGTGGGAAGGGACAGACCATAAAACGGCCCATTATGTGTGCCGCCACTGTGCAGACAAATTTTATTACCAGGAGCTGACGGCTGTCTGGGATCGCGGGCGCTGGGTCAGCGAGCAAGGTCACTGGATTGATGAAGATGGTGAAATCCGCTCCCCCGACGGAACGGTCACCGATCCGCCAAAGCATGTTGGGTTTGATCGGTACTCCTCAATCTACTCGATATTCTTCACCTGGCCACAGATGGTTGATCAGTATCTGAAGGCAGTTGAGAAGGCCCGGCTGGGCGATGACACAAAGCTCAAGACGTTTATCAACACGCGCCTTGGAGAAACCTGGAAACAGGATGTCGGCGACAAGCCGGACAATGAGATCCTGTACAACCGGCGCGAGAACTACGGCGGCGATGTGCCTGACCAGGTTGTTTTCATAACTGGCGGTGTGGATGTTCAGGACGACAGATTTGAGTTTGAGATCTGCGGCTGGGGCACCGACGAGCAAAGCTACTCTATCGAATATCAGGTGCTGATGGGCAATCTGTCCAATCAGGCGGTCTGGGACATACTGGCCGAGATGCTGCGCAAACAATTCAAGCGCAATGACGGGCTGGTAATACCAGTTAGCCGAATTGGCATGGACTCCGGCGGCCATTACACAGACGAGGTGTACGCGTTCTCGCGCAAGCACGGAGTGCACTGGATTATCCCGACCAAAGGCGCAAGCACATACGGCAAGCCGATCGCGGACTTTCCAAAAAAGCCGAACAAAAAAGGCGTGTTCCTGACTTTGGTGGGAACCGAAAATGCTAAAGACCTGGTGTACAACAGGCTGGCGATCAAGGACATCGGACCAGGATATTGCCACTTCCCGAATCGGGACGATATGTACAACGAAGCCTATTTCAAGATGCTGACATCTGAAAATAAGCGGCTCGACTATAGCCGCGGACGGCCGGTCTATAAATACATTCTGCCCAGCGGGGTGCGAAACGAGGCTCTTGATTGCCGTGTGGGCAACCTGGTCGCGCTGCGCATATCGCAGCAGTACTTTGGACTGGATCTTCTGACCATCCAGCCGCGCCGCCGCGAAGACGAACCAAAGCCAGACCAGCGCAGAAAATCAAGTTATTGGAATCGAGACTGA
- a CDS encoding terminase small subunit: protein MARSLGISTQAFDKWGVEPVARQGREAYFTMRDILDNRLAHVEARRSSSGADDDDYDAQRTRLTKEQADKLEMENAVTRREQAPVELLEWALAELSQRISAILGAVPSKIKKRVPSLTSTEMTNINREIIKAQNAASKVELPWDKLPGFD from the coding sequence GTGGCACGTAGTCTTGGGATTAGCACCCAGGCGTTCGACAAGTGGGGCGTAGAGCCGGTCGCCCGCCAAGGTCGCGAGGCATACTTCACGATGCGCGACATCCTGGATAATCGGCTGGCGCATGTTGAGGCACGCAGGTCGAGTTCCGGTGCCGATGACGATGACTATGATGCCCAGCGCACCAGGCTCACCAAAGAGCAGGCTGATAAGCTGGAGATGGAGAATGCGGTCACCAGACGGGAGCAGGCACCAGTCGAATTGCTGGAATGGGCGCTGGCCGAGTTGAGCCAGCGCATCAGTGCAATCCTGGGCGCGGTACCGTCCAAGATCAAAAAGCGGGTGCCATCACTTACTTCGACGGAAATGACCAACATCAATCGAGAAATCATCAAGGCTCAAAATGCAGCAAGTAAAGTCGAGCTACCCTGGGATAAATTGCCGGGATTCGATTGA
- a CDS encoding lipase family protein: MTAIDDLIMLAELCRDVYMHTSTTESLGIVAMHDFASGSDYGCVYVGADSLFITIAGSDDALDWLSNFRALARDDWYGIRAHRGFVQGARSIELAALKIIDKYPGYDLVFTGHSRGGAIALLLAIAAEHHHKHKVSRCVTFSQPRLSSGRQIRLAYRYGQYIRVVNGSDAVARWPKVGYGHAGTELYITNRDDGYLIDPSGWQRLVDRAMTLFQRAKDHTISDVIRELHKCKNWLLSQRC, encoded by the coding sequence ATGACAGCAATCGACGATCTGATCATGTTGGCCGAGCTGTGTCGTGATGTTTACATGCACACCAGCACCACCGAATCGCTCGGCATTGTCGCCATGCACGACTTTGCCAGCGGATCTGATTACGGGTGCGTGTACGTGGGAGCGGATAGTCTGTTTATTACCATCGCCGGATCAGACGACGCGCTGGATTGGCTCAGCAACTTCAGAGCTCTGGCGCGCGATGACTGGTATGGGATCAGGGCCCATCGAGGGTTCGTCCAGGGCGCGCGATCCATCGAGCTCGCAGCGCTAAAGATCATTGATAAATACCCTGGCTATGATCTGGTGTTCACAGGCCACAGCAGAGGCGGGGCCATAGCGCTGCTGCTGGCTATAGCTGCCGAGCACCACCACAAACACAAGGTCAGCCGGTGCGTGACATTCTCGCAGCCCAGGCTGTCGAGTGGCCGGCAAATCCGGCTGGCTTATCGATACGGGCAATACATCCGCGTCGTTAACGGATCGGATGCAGTCGCTCGCTGGCCCAAGGTTGGGTACGGCCATGCCGGCACAGAGCTCTATATAACCAATCGGGATGATGGATACCTCATCGACCCGAGCGGCTGGCAACGCCTGGTGGATAGAGCGATGACTCTTTTTCAGCGGGCCAAAGACCATACAATCAGCGACGTAATACGGGAGCTGCACAAATGCAAAAACTGGCTGCTATCACAGCGCTGCTGA
- a CDS encoding cell wall hydrolase: protein MRPSDADILIGALTIHGEARGCTQPGRTAIAHCIINRAKARKWWGKGTAGYADHTIAAVCLKPWQFSCWNPNDPNQILLKTLQEQYRAAIQKPTCRAALKALIDALDGYEPDQTGGATHYLTTNLHKSARCPAWAKGNNNFVEIGSHRFFSGIA, encoded by the coding sequence ATGAGGCCGTCCGATGCCGACATCCTGATCGGCGCATTAACGATCCACGGCGAAGCCAGGGGCTGCACACAGCCCGGCCGGACCGCCATTGCTCATTGCATCATCAACCGGGCAAAGGCGCGCAAATGGTGGGGCAAGGGCACAGCAGGCTATGCCGATCACACGATTGCGGCCGTATGCCTGAAACCATGGCAGTTCAGCTGCTGGAACCCGAACGATCCTAATCAGATTCTTCTTAAGACGTTGCAGGAGCAGTATCGGGCAGCGATCCAGAAGCCGACATGCCGTGCAGCATTAAAGGCATTGATCGACGCGCTGGACGGCTATGAGCCAGACCAGACCGGCGGTGCAACGCACTACCTGACAACAAATCTACACAAATCGGCCAGATGCCCGGCATGGGCAAAGGGCAACAATAATTTTGTCGAAATAGGCAGCCACAGGTTTTTCTCGGGAATCGCATAA
- a CDS encoding helix-turn-helix domain-containing protein, protein MSMKLMVDALKAQVGNAGRKLVLIKLADNASDDGWCWPSYQHIANDCEMGRSTVKEHIKVLAELGFITVKSRNDGKSSNGYILHIQKGRSKGEKTRSESNPVRFQPGQISDDTRSDSDPHPVRFRPPPGQILTPEPVIEPINEPVIEPEMADSPAGADESTAKSSKPDYPKEFEAIWSAYPKREGSNPKNKAFACYRARIRDGTQPIDIAAGVSRYRHFCQAKGIIGTEFVMQAVRFLGTERAFENDWIITETGNAPGQSAAGYSSKSDRDDEAMRRFLEEHQGQPGDDDAGVAHFAGVEAGDIPGGEHRVFKLASGFEGSR, encoded by the coding sequence ATGAGCATGAAACTGATGGTAGACGCACTGAAGGCCCAGGTCGGCAATGCCGGCCGTAAGCTGGTGCTTATAAAACTGGCTGACAATGCTAGCGATGACGGCTGGTGTTGGCCCTCGTATCAGCACATTGCCAATGACTGCGAAATGGGCAGATCGACGGTTAAGGAGCATATCAAGGTGCTTGCCGAGCTCGGGTTCATCACCGTCAAATCGCGCAATGATGGAAAGAGCAGCAACGGCTACATTTTGCACATCCAAAAAGGTCGATCAAAGGGAGAAAAGACCCGGTCAGAATCCAACCCGGTCAGATTTCAACCCGGTCAGATTTCAGACGACACCCGGTCAGATTCTGACCCCCACCCGGTCAGATTTCGACCCCCACCCGGTCAGATTCTGACCCCAGAACCAGTCATTGAACCTATCAATGAACCAGTCATAGAACCAGAGATGGCTGATTCACCTGCTGGCGCAGATGAATCGACAGCCAAATCGAGCAAGCCTGATTACCCGAAAGAGTTCGAAGCGATCTGGTCAGCATACCCGAAACGGGAAGGGTCCAACCCGAAGAACAAAGCGTTCGCATGCTACCGGGCGCGGATTCGTGATGGAACTCAGCCGATCGACATCGCCGCCGGCGTTTCCAGGTATCGGCACTTTTGCCAGGCCAAGGGAATCATCGGCACTGAGTTCGTCATGCAGGCTGTTCGCTTTCTGGGCACTGAGCGGGCATTTGAAAACGATTGGATCATCACGGAGACAGGCAATGCACCAGGTCAATCAGCTGCTGGATACAGTTCGAAATCAGACCGAGACGATGAGGCCATGCGCAGATTCCTCGAAGAGCACCAGGGTCAGCCTGGAGACGATGACGCGGGTGTGGCGCACTTTGCAGGCGTGGAAGCTGGTGACATCCCCGGTGGGGAGCACAGAGTTTTTAAGCTGGCAAGCGGGTTTGAAGGATCTCGATGA